A genome region from Streptomyces sp. S4.7 includes the following:
- a CDS encoding ABC transporter permease: MRDGGGPAGGSTPGGGGFPGAVAAEWTKLWTVRAAYACLVAGALLMGVFTFYYGAIARVNDHPVQPVGNAPVTAAVLVQFVVVVLAMTTVTSEYATTGVRATLLWVPVRHRVELAKAVVTAAVAFVAGVLFGVLGTAVAWASFEGRATFDAAGVLGQVLLLGCYLALVAALTVGVSFALRAPAAVLTVLFLLLYGVPTVLVGLGGDVLRAVNDRLPHGAGTHAMLADDAPYPRVVGFLIVAGWAAAGHLIGREVLRRRDA; the protein is encoded by the coding sequence ATGAGGGACGGGGGCGGCCCGGCGGGCGGGAGCACGCCGGGCGGGGGCGGGTTCCCGGGGGCGGTGGCCGCCGAGTGGACCAAGTTGTGGACGGTGCGGGCCGCCTATGCGTGCCTGGTCGCGGGCGCGCTGCTGATGGGGGTGTTCACCTTCTACTACGGCGCCATCGCCCGTGTCAACGACCATCCCGTCCAGCCGGTCGGCAACGCGCCGGTGACCGCGGCGGTGCTGGTGCAGTTCGTGGTGGTGGTCCTGGCGATGACCACGGTGACGAGCGAGTACGCGACGACCGGCGTGCGCGCGACGCTGCTGTGGGTGCCGGTCAGGCACCGGGTCGAGCTGGCCAAGGCGGTGGTCACGGCGGCGGTGGCGTTCGTGGCCGGTGTGCTGTTCGGGGTGCTGGGAACGGCCGTGGCGTGGGCGTCGTTCGAGGGCCGGGCGACGTTCGACGCCGCCGGGGTGCTCGGTCAAGTGCTCCTGCTGGGCTGCTACTTGGCGCTGGTGGCGGCGCTGACGGTGGGGGTGTCCTTCGCCCTGCGGGCGCCGGCCGCGGTGCTGACGGTGCTCTTCCTGCTGCTCTACGGCGTGCCGACCGTGCTGGTGGGGCTGGGCGGCGATGTGCTGCGAGCCGTCAACGACCGTCTGCCGCACGGCGCGGGCACGCACGCCATGCTGGCCGACGACGCGCCGTATCCGCGGGTGGTGGGCTTCCTGATCGTGGCGGGGTGGGCGGCCGCCGGGCATCTGATCGGACGCGAGGTGCTGCGGCGGCGCGACGCGTAG
- a CDS encoding response regulator transcription factor — MLVADDEALVRAGVRAILARDPGIEVVAEAADGRDAVDAVREHRPDVALLDIQMPVLDGIRAAERIHRELPGTAVVMLTTFGEDDFIARALSGGADGFLLKADDPGELLAGVHAVAGGGAYLSPRVAARVVAGLRAGGSGAAAVRPLAERLTGREHDVLALVGAGLSNAEIGGRLHLVEGTVKAHVSAILAKLGVRNRVEAAIAAYEAGLVGRDRDDRS, encoded by the coding sequence GTGCTGGTGGCGGACGACGAGGCGCTGGTCCGCGCGGGAGTGCGCGCGATCCTCGCGCGGGATCCGGGGATCGAGGTCGTCGCGGAGGCGGCCGACGGCCGGGACGCCGTCGACGCCGTACGCGAACACCGGCCGGACGTCGCCCTGTTGGACATCCAGATGCCGGTCCTCGACGGGATCCGCGCCGCGGAACGGATCCATCGGGAGCTGCCCGGTACGGCGGTGGTCATGCTGACGACCTTCGGCGAGGACGACTTCATCGCCCGCGCGCTGAGCGGCGGGGCCGACGGGTTCCTGCTCAAGGCGGACGACCCCGGGGAGCTGCTGGCGGGCGTGCACGCGGTGGCCGGGGGCGGCGCGTACCTCTCACCGAGGGTCGCGGCCCGGGTCGTCGCGGGGCTGCGGGCCGGCGGGTCGGGTGCCGCGGCGGTGAGACCGCTGGCCGAGCGGCTGACCGGGCGCGAGCACGATGTCCTGGCGCTGGTCGGCGCGGGGCTGTCCAACGCCGAGATCGGCGGACGCCTGCATCTGGTCGAGGGCACGGTGAAGGCCCATGTCAGCGCGATCCTGGCCAAGTTGGGCGTACGGAACCGGGTGGAGGCGGCGATCGCGGCGTACGAGGCGGGGCTGGTCGGCAGGGACCGCGACGACCGGTCCTGA
- a CDS encoding S1 family peptidase, with product MTFKRFSPRNGVSRRARALAVSTGLVAAVALAVPSAVAAPAPEAKVTAAQLADASSAVRGADVAGTAWYTDKATGKIVVTADSTVSAAELAEVKSAVAGTDAGVTIKRTPGTFSKLIAGGEAITTGGARCSLGFNVTNGSANYALTAGHCTNIGSSWSIGTTAGSSFPGDDYGIIQHADPGAADGRVYLYNGSYQEIDGAADPVVGQGVTRSGSTTGLHSGTVTGLNATVNYGADGIVSGLIQTNVCAEPGDSGGALFSGSTAHGLTSGGSGNCSSGGTTFYQPVTEALSVYGVSII from the coding sequence GTGACCTTCAAGCGCTTCTCCCCCCGCAATGGCGTGTCCAGACGCGCTCGTGCCCTGGCCGTTTCCACCGGTCTCGTGGCCGCCGTCGCGCTCGCCGTCCCGTCAGCGGTGGCCGCACCGGCCCCCGAGGCCAAGGTGACGGCGGCTCAGCTCGCCGACGCCAGCTCCGCGGTTCGCGGCGCGGACGTGGCCGGCACCGCCTGGTACACGGACAAGGCCACCGGCAAGATCGTCGTCACCGCCGACAGCACCGTCTCGGCGGCCGAGCTGGCCGAGGTCAAGTCGGCCGTCGCCGGCACCGACGCCGGCGTGACGATCAAGCGCACCCCCGGCACCTTCAGCAAGCTGATCGCCGGCGGCGAGGCCATCACCACCGGTGGCGCCCGCTGCTCCCTCGGCTTCAACGTCACCAACGGCAGCGCCAACTACGCGCTGACCGCCGGTCACTGCACCAACATCGGCAGCAGCTGGTCCATCGGCACGACCGCCGGTTCCAGCTTCCCGGGTGACGACTACGGGATCATCCAGCACGCCGACCCGGGTGCGGCCGACGGCAGGGTCTACCTGTACAACGGCAGCTACCAGGAGATCGACGGCGCGGCCGACCCCGTCGTCGGTCAGGGCGTCACCCGTAGCGGCAGCACGACCGGTCTCCACAGCGGCACGGTCACGGGCCTCAACGCGACCGTGAACTACGGCGCCGACGGCATCGTCTCGGGCCTCATCCAGACCAACGTCTGCGCCGAGCCCGGCGACAGCGGCGGCGCGCTCTTCTCGGGCAGCACGGCGCACGGCCTGACCTCCGGCGGCAGCGGCAACTGCTCCTCCGGCGGCACCACGTTCTACCAGCCGGTCACCGAGGCCCTCAGCGTCTACGGCGTCTCGATCATCTGA
- a CDS encoding DUF6328 family protein: MTRPGGTAPRGRDESPKERADRRWAELLQEVRVAQTGVQILFGFLLTVVFQPRFGDLSDTDTNIYLATVVLGAVTTGALIAPVSFHRMVTGRRLKPQMVEWASRLTFVGLVFLLCTMASALLLILRVALHNAIALWIVAGLVLWFVLCWFVLPAWARRESARAATD; encoded by the coding sequence ATGACAAGACCCGGCGGGACCGCGCCCAGGGGCCGTGACGAATCGCCAAAGGAGCGGGCCGACCGGCGCTGGGCAGAACTGCTCCAGGAGGTGCGCGTCGCACAGACCGGGGTGCAGATCCTGTTCGGATTCCTGCTCACCGTGGTCTTCCAGCCGCGCTTCGGCGATCTCTCCGACACCGACACCAACATCTACCTCGCGACGGTGGTGCTCGGAGCCGTCACCACCGGCGCGCTCATCGCGCCCGTCTCCTTCCACCGGATGGTCACGGGGCGGCGGCTGAAGCCCCAGATGGTCGAGTGGGCGTCCCGGCTCACCTTCGTCGGGCTGGTCTTCCTGCTGTGCACCATGGCGTCGGCCCTGCTGCTGATCCTGCGCGTGGCGCTCCACAACGCCATCGCGCTGTGGATCGTCGCGGGCCTGGTGCTGTGGTTCGTCCTCTGCTGGTTCGTCCTGCCGGCCTGGGCCCGCCGTGAGAGCGCCAGGGCCGCCACCGATTGA
- a CDS encoding VOC family protein, translated as MLGRSKAFSGFAVDDIPRARLFYGETLGLDVTEANGMLRLRLAGGAEVLVYPKPDHVPATYTILNFPVDDVETAVDDLVRRGVRFERYPGMETDEKGIFRLGGPYIAWFTDPAGNTLSVLQDRPA; from the coding sequence GTGCTCGGCAGAAGCAAGGCGTTCAGCGGTTTCGCCGTGGACGACATCCCGAGGGCCCGTCTCTTCTACGGCGAGACGCTCGGCCTGGACGTCACCGAGGCGAACGGCATGCTGCGGCTGCGCCTCGCGGGCGGGGCGGAGGTGCTCGTCTACCCGAAGCCGGACCATGTACCCGCCACGTACACGATCCTCAACTTCCCCGTGGACGACGTCGAGACGGCCGTGGACGATCTGGTCCGGCGGGGTGTGCGCTTCGAGCGCTATCCCGGCATGGAGACGGACGAGAAGGGGATCTTCCGGCTGGGCGGCCCGTACATCGCGTGGTTCACCGACCCGGCGGGCAACACCCTCTCCGTACTGCAGGACCGCCCGGCCTGA
- a CDS encoding GNAT family N-acetyltransferase has protein sequence MTPRTTGKGGRAVRPAADMSVRRATARDAKRLTGLVRSSSAYEGPYAPMIAGYRVGPDYVETHRVFLAAAPDGRLLGFYALLLAPPELDLMFVADAAQGLGVGRRLINHMKEEARAAGVRSVRVVSHPPAEGFYLGVGAQRLGTVAANPPAVLWDRPELVIHLSPAGDAPARTVEQAPHTGS, from the coding sequence ATGACTCCGCGTACTACCGGCAAGGGCGGCCGGGCGGTCCGCCCCGCGGCCGACATGTCCGTCCGGCGGGCCACGGCGCGTGACGCCAAGCGGCTGACCGGGCTGGTCCGGTCGTCCAGCGCCTACGAGGGCCCGTACGCGCCCATGATCGCCGGCTACCGCGTGGGGCCCGACTACGTCGAGACCCACCGGGTCTTCCTCGCCGCGGCCCCGGACGGGCGGCTGCTCGGCTTCTACGCCCTGCTGCTCGCCCCGCCCGAACTGGACCTGATGTTCGTCGCCGACGCCGCGCAGGGCCTCGGGGTCGGGCGACGGCTGATCAACCATATGAAGGAGGAGGCGCGCGCGGCCGGCGTCCGCTCCGTACGCGTGGTGTCGCATCCGCCCGCCGAGGGTTTCTACCTCGGCGTCGGCGCGCAACGCCTCGGTACGGTGGCGGCGAACCCGCCCGCGGTGCTGTGGGACCGTCCCGAGCTGGTCATCCATCTCTCTCCCGCCGGTGACGCTCCGGCCCGAACGGTCGAACAGGCCCCCCACACGGGTAGTTGA
- the pqqA gene encoding pyrroloquinoline quinone precursor peptide PqqA codes for MKDSQETAQEPTEGTINWQTPEFVVVETALEVTAYALTDR; via the coding sequence ATGAAGGACTCACAGGAAACGGCCCAGGAGCCCACGGAAGGCACGATCAACTGGCAGACCCCCGAGTTCGTGGTCGTCGAGACCGCGCTGGAGGTCACCGCCTACGCCCTCACCGACCGGTAG
- a CDS encoding PQQ-dependent sugar dehydrogenase has translation MHGSKPTRTLVGAAATVAAAALVAGLVQSAGANEAGATAAAGEPTDITTISTGYSIPWGIHWLPDNSSSLVTERNSFKVFKVTPAGQRTEIGTVPESQTTGGEGGLMGVAVDPDWESNHFVYFMHTASEGNRIARMTYDGTRLTGYTALLKGIAKNRYHNGGRLAFGPDGHLYASTGDARNTALAQDKNSLNGKILRMTTDGEPAPGNPFDNHVYSLGHRNPQGIAFDPQGRLWEAELGESARDELNLVKAGNNYGWPVCEGNCSQAGMTNPKATWTTAEASPSGIAVVDGAVYMASLRGERLWRIPIDTADENVGTPQAHYVGTRTGGCAA, from the coding sequence ATGCACGGCAGCAAGCCGACGAGGACCCTCGTCGGGGCGGCGGCCACCGTCGCCGCCGCGGCACTCGTCGCCGGACTCGTCCAGAGCGCCGGCGCGAACGAGGCCGGCGCCACCGCCGCGGCCGGCGAACCGACCGACATCACCACCATCTCCACCGGCTACTCGATCCCGTGGGGCATCCACTGGCTGCCGGACAACTCCTCGTCGCTGGTCACCGAGCGCAACTCCTTCAAGGTCTTCAAGGTGACCCCGGCCGGGCAGCGGACGGAGATCGGCACCGTCCCCGAGTCCCAGACCACCGGAGGCGAGGGCGGTCTGATGGGCGTCGCCGTCGACCCGGACTGGGAGAGCAATCACTTCGTGTACTTCATGCACACCGCGTCCGAGGGCAACCGGATCGCCCGTATGACCTACGACGGCACCCGACTCACCGGCTACACCGCCCTGTTGAAGGGCATCGCGAAGAACAGGTACCACAACGGCGGCCGGCTCGCCTTCGGCCCGGACGGTCATCTCTACGCCTCGACCGGCGACGCGCGGAACACCGCCCTCGCCCAGGACAAGAACTCCCTCAACGGCAAGATCCTGCGGATGACGACGGACGGCGAGCCGGCGCCCGGCAACCCGTTCGACAACCACGTCTACAGCCTCGGCCACCGCAATCCGCAGGGCATCGCCTTCGACCCGCAGGGCCGGCTCTGGGAAGCGGAACTCGGCGAGAGCGCGCGGGACGAACTCAACCTCGTCAAGGCGGGCAACAACTACGGCTGGCCCGTCTGCGAAGGCAACTGCTCCCAGGCGGGGATGACCAACCCGAAGGCCACCTGGACCACCGCCGAGGCCTCACCCAGCGGTATAGCCGTCGTCGACGGCGCCGTCTACATGGCGTCGCTGCGCGGCGAACGGCTCTGGCGGATCCCGATCGACACCGCCGACGAGAACGTCGGAACGCCGCAGGCGCACTACGTCGGCACACGTACGGGCGGCTGCGCGGCGTGA
- a CDS encoding alpha/beta hydrolase-fold protein — translation MVVLAAVAALLPPAGPASSADRLPGARVVNERAGPSGLVDLTVDSPAPGRRAAVRLATPEGWDDRRPGDRRPVLYLLLGGDGDHLSWTRDYGVQDLPELRNVLVVMPEMPLFGFCTNWWNGGAGGQPGVERFHLDEVRPLLEREYGAGTRRTVAGESQGGFGALSYSARRPGMFRAAASFSGYVHPLMHPHAVRAGMDHLGLDWKALWGDPVEQRANWAAHDPYYLAERLRGVPVRLSAGDGTAGVLDPPDVEPDEEIPGLEDPADPFGDDVISPSETLMERESRAVADRLREAGAPVTTHFYAGTHSPAYWERELHHALPMLLKPLVG, via the coding sequence GTGGTCGTTCTCGCCGCGGTCGCGGCCCTGCTGCCTCCCGCGGGACCGGCGTCGTCGGCCGACCGGTTGCCGGGCGCGCGCGTCGTGAACGAGCGGGCGGGCCCTTCCGGCCTGGTCGATCTGACCGTCGACTCACCGGCGCCGGGCCGCCGGGCGGCGGTGCGGCTCGCGACGCCGGAGGGCTGGGACGACCGCCGGCCCGGCGACCGCCGGCCGGTGCTCTACCTGCTCCTGGGCGGGGACGGCGACCATCTGAGCTGGACCCGCGACTACGGGGTGCAGGATCTGCCCGAGCTGCGGAACGTGCTGGTGGTGATGCCCGAGATGCCGCTGTTCGGCTTCTGCACGAACTGGTGGAACGGGGGCGCCGGAGGGCAGCCCGGTGTCGAGCGCTTCCATCTGGACGAGGTGCGGCCGCTCCTGGAGCGGGAGTACGGCGCCGGTACGCGGCGCACGGTGGCGGGCGAGTCGCAGGGCGGGTTCGGCGCACTCTCGTACTCCGCGCGGCGGCCGGGGATGTTCCGAGCGGCGGCGAGCTTCAGCGGGTACGTGCATCCGCTGATGCACCCGCACGCCGTCAGGGCGGGCATGGATCATCTGGGGCTCGACTGGAAGGCGCTCTGGGGCGACCCGGTCGAGCAGCGCGCCAACTGGGCGGCGCACGACCCGTATTACCTGGCCGAGCGGCTGCGGGGCGTGCCCGTGCGGCTGTCCGCCGGCGACGGGACGGCCGGCGTGCTGGATCCTCCGGACGTCGAGCCCGACGAGGAGATCCCGGGGCTGGAGGATCCCGCGGATCCCTTCGGCGACGACGTGATCTCGCCGTCCGAGACGCTGATGGAGCGGGAGTCACGGGCCGTGGCGGACCGGCTGCGGGAGGCCGGGGCGCCGGTGACGACGCACTTCTACGCGGGCACGCACTCCCCGGCCTACTGGGAGCGGGAGTTGCACCACGCGCTGCCGATGCTGCTGAAGCCGCTGGTGGGCTGA
- a CDS encoding ATP-binding protein: MIEQTVLAAGGLAGTLLALALGGGLLRSRRDRSGLREEIAGLQDQLDDALSRADRVSGELTAEIAHLTDRRVPAVATRAAHPHVQVPGPLSPGFARSGPGAGLDGVLYALSSAMTQERKRVDAAARAGMRGTTREIQAGLYRLQDVLRGLQQQYDEPELAQTLYELDHENEQSLRRAQVAAVVCGAWVGLARQESHLVDAVTGGQSRIVGYHRVRVNNHLEPGTALVSHAVEPVAIIVAELLDNALRHSSRDTDVTVSLERAHHGVAVTIDDAGVGMSADERAYAQRMVASSEPILLSDLGDPPRMGLAAIGQLTRQFDLSVDLSTPSPYGGVRAVLLVNGHLLSHVDPVVRPPAAAAPRSTRPAGTQQPVPAETIGGLPIRASASSRAVRATAGSARPVVPDIPMPYRDPAVPAVDPRVPAAHDHDDGRGTDTAPADDALPQRRRRRPDTGAAVPAARPVPEQAQPPARTPEDSAAALGALQSGTAAARSTADPEGNDPR, encoded by the coding sequence ATGATCGAGCAAACGGTTCTGGCCGCAGGCGGCCTGGCCGGGACCCTGCTGGCGCTCGCCCTCGGAGGCGGGCTGCTCCGCTCCCGCCGCGACCGTTCCGGACTCCGCGAGGAGATCGCCGGGCTGCAGGACCAGCTGGACGACGCGCTGTCGAGGGCCGATCGCGTGTCCGGCGAGCTCACCGCCGAGATCGCGCACCTCACCGACAGGCGCGTCCCCGCGGTGGCGACCCGCGCCGCGCACCCGCACGTCCAGGTGCCCGGTCCGCTCAGCCCCGGCTTCGCCCGCAGCGGACCGGGCGCCGGTCTGGACGGGGTGCTCTACGCGCTGTCGAGCGCCATGACACAGGAGCGCAAGCGGGTCGACGCGGCGGCGCGCGCCGGTATGCGCGGCACCACCCGCGAGATCCAGGCAGGTCTCTACCGACTCCAGGACGTACTGAGAGGGCTTCAGCAGCAGTACGACGAACCCGAACTGGCCCAGACCCTGTACGAACTCGACCACGAGAACGAGCAGTCGCTCCGGCGCGCACAGGTCGCCGCCGTGGTGTGCGGTGCCTGGGTGGGCCTGGCCCGCCAGGAGTCGCACCTGGTGGACGCGGTGACCGGCGGCCAGTCACGGATCGTCGGCTACCACCGCGTCCGCGTCAACAACCATCTGGAGCCCGGCACCGCGCTCGTCTCCCACGCCGTCGAACCGGTCGCGATCATCGTCGCCGAGCTCCTCGACAACGCCCTGCGGCACTCCTCGCGCGACACCGACGTCACGGTGAGCCTCGAACGCGCCCACCACGGCGTCGCCGTCACCATCGACGACGCGGGTGTCGGCATGTCCGCCGACGAACGCGCCTACGCGCAGCGGATGGTGGCGAGCAGCGAGCCCATCCTGCTGTCCGACCTCGGCGACCCGCCCCGCATGGGGCTCGCCGCGATCGGCCAGCTCACCCGGCAGTTCGACCTGTCCGTCGATCTGTCGACACCGTCGCCGTACGGGGGAGTGCGCGCGGTGCTCCTCGTCAACGGCCATCTGCTCAGCCATGTCGACCCGGTCGTCCGGCCCCCGGCCGCCGCCGCGCCGCGCTCGACCCGCCCCGCCGGGACTCAGCAGCCCGTCCCGGCGGAGACGATCGGCGGACTGCCCATCAGGGCGAGCGCGTCCTCACGGGCCGTCCGGGCGACCGCCGGGTCTGCGCGCCCCGTCGTCCCCGACATCCCGATGCCCTACCGGGACCCCGCCGTCCCGGCCGTCGACCCACGGGTCCCCGCCGCCCACGACCACGACGACGGACGGGGAACCGACACCGCACCCGCCGACGACGCCCTGCCCCAGCGCAGACGGCGCCGTCCCGACACCGGGGCGGCGGTCCCGGCCGCCCGCCCCGTCCCCGAGCAGGCGCAACCGCCCGCCCGCACCCCCGAAGACTCCGCCGCGGCGCTCGGCGCGCTCCAGTCCGGCACCGCAGCGGCACGATCCACAGCCGACCCCGAAGGGAACGACCCGCGATGA
- a CDS encoding roadblock/LC7 domain-containing protein, giving the protein MKSRDAGETAWVLDPILEIPHVRAAVLLTRDGLVSGYTDALSQATAERTAAITSTVQGACRTAAAAFADHDDAEIRQIVIESDHGYILVAPTSHGTCVAAYGGPEVRLDLLAHRVHSQVTRLGEKTMTAAPRGGQGGTAV; this is encoded by the coding sequence ATGAAAAGCCGCGACGCCGGCGAAACGGCGTGGGTGCTCGATCCGATCCTGGAGATCCCGCATGTGCGGGCAGCCGTCCTGCTGACCAGAGACGGCCTCGTCTCCGGTTACACGGACGCGCTGAGCCAGGCGACCGCCGAACGCACGGCGGCGATCACCAGCACCGTGCAGGGCGCTTGCCGTACGGCCGCCGCCGCCTTCGCCGATCACGACGACGCCGAGATCCGCCAGATCGTCATCGAGTCCGATCACGGCTACATCCTGGTGGCGCCCACCTCGCACGGCACCTGTGTCGCCGCGTACGGGGGCCCCGAGGTACGGCTCGACCTGCTCGCCCACCGGGTGCACTCGCAGGTGACCAGACTCGGCGAGAAAACGATGACCGCCGCACCCCGCGGGGGTCAGGGCGGCACTGCGGTATGA
- a CDS encoding DUF742 domain-containing protein, with protein sequence MTGRRSGRPLVPAYLSTGGVARPSHTDLERLSLLTGQAGPAPDGLPAARHALFEVLDGGTLTLVEAAALLELPVSAVRVLAAELADQGLVSLRAPVPAAALPAPDLLKRVADGLRALKL encoded by the coding sequence ATGACCGGCCGCAGAAGCGGCCGTCCACTGGTTCCCGCCTATCTGTCCACCGGCGGTGTGGCTCGGCCGAGCCACACCGATCTGGAGCGGCTCTCGCTGCTCACCGGCCAGGCGGGGCCCGCTCCCGACGGACTCCCTGCCGCCCGGCACGCGCTCTTCGAGGTGCTCGACGGCGGAACGCTCACCCTCGTGGAGGCCGCAGCCCTGCTGGAGCTGCCGGTCTCCGCCGTACGCGTGCTCGCCGCCGAACTGGCGGACCAGGGACTGGTGAGCCTCCGCGCGCCGGTACCCGCAGCCGCCCTGCCCGCACCGGACCTGTTGAAGAGAGTCGCCGATGGCCTCCGCGCCCTCAAGCTGTAG
- a CDS encoding ATP/GTP-binding protein: protein MASAPSSCSTGGTGGTGGTGADGLHLPDTTRELVKILVAGPFGVGKTTLIDSVSEIRPLHTEEHLSEASVAVDDLAGVRDKTTTTVAIDFGRISLEAGIVLYLFGTPGQERFRSLWADISHGALGALVLIDSRRIDDSFDVLGLVEESGLPYAVALNTFPDARTYTEEQLRRSLDLEPGTSMVVCDARDTNSSIDALLALVQQLTAGHAAKAAPAGPADATGPIPETW from the coding sequence ATGGCCTCCGCGCCCTCAAGCTGTAGCACCGGTGGCACCGGTGGCACCGGTGGCACCGGCGCCGACGGGCTCCACCTGCCCGACACCACCCGTGAGCTGGTGAAGATCCTGGTGGCGGGCCCGTTCGGGGTCGGCAAGACCACGCTGATCGACTCGGTGTCCGAGATCCGCCCGCTGCACACCGAGGAACACCTCTCCGAGGCGTCCGTCGCCGTGGACGACCTCGCCGGGGTACGGGACAAGACCACCACGACCGTCGCCATCGACTTCGGGCGGATCAGCCTGGAAGCCGGGATCGTGCTCTATCTGTTCGGCACCCCCGGCCAGGAGCGTTTCCGCTCGCTGTGGGCGGACATCTCCCACGGCGCCCTCGGCGCGCTCGTACTGATCGACAGCCGCCGCATCGACGACTCCTTCGACGTGCTCGGTCTGGTCGAGGAGTCGGGGCTGCCGTACGCGGTCGCCCTCAACACCTTTCCCGACGCGCGCACCTACACGGAGGAGCAGTTGCGGCGCTCGCTGGACCTGGAACCCGGCACGTCCATGGTGGTCTGCGACGCCCGTGACACCAACTCGTCCATCGACGCGCTGCTCGCGCTGGTGCAGCAATTGACAGCGGGCCACGCCGCCAAGGCGGCGCCCGCCGGTCCCGCCGACGCCACCGGCCCCATCCCGGAGACGTGGTGA
- a CDS encoding cytochrome P450 → MTSYPAPAAAFSLSAPVRLWDEGFAADPHGRYEALRAQGPVGWGELAPGEPAYIVTDRRAALDILHDPGTWSHDSREWEATAAPDSPILGMLKWRPNPLFTDGAAHMRYRTALVDGFDLVEPHDLRERVHRVVDLLVGRFGPAGSADLVDDFARPLMTLIFNNLFGLPDSESARLNNSLGRLMEGGDDAAAGEVEYGEYVTELVTAKTLERGDDLTSRLIDHPADLTYEEVVCQVFLTMGAGHEPTANLVANALSRMLGNPAYYSTLTSGSRPVMDAVLEVLRHETPLANYGILYAREPLSFHGVWVRTGVPVVVSYGALGYLSEQDGADEPHHPHDASHLSWGAGAHKCPVKQHALLIATEAIERITQWLPDLEPVTPRDQLTWRPGPFVRSLKSLPVRFTPRTPDTTVVAP, encoded by the coding sequence GTGACGTCCTACCCCGCACCCGCGGCGGCCTTCTCCCTCTCGGCGCCGGTCAGGCTCTGGGACGAGGGCTTCGCCGCCGATCCGCACGGCCGCTACGAGGCGCTCAGGGCGCAGGGGCCCGTGGGCTGGGGCGAACTGGCCCCCGGCGAGCCCGCGTACATCGTCACCGACCGCCGGGCCGCGCTCGACATCCTGCACGACCCCGGCACCTGGTCGCACGACTCCAGGGAGTGGGAGGCCACCGCCGCACCCGACTCGCCGATCCTCGGCATGCTGAAGTGGCGCCCGAATCCCCTGTTCACCGACGGCGCCGCGCACATGCGCTACCGCACCGCACTGGTCGACGGCTTCGACCTCGTCGAGCCGCACGACCTGCGCGAGCGCGTGCACCGCGTCGTGGACCTGCTGGTGGGCCGGTTCGGTCCGGCGGGCAGCGCCGACCTCGTCGACGACTTCGCCCGCCCCCTGATGACGCTGATCTTCAACAACCTCTTCGGCCTGCCCGACAGCGAGAGCGCCCGCCTGAACAACTCGCTCGGGCGGCTGATGGAGGGCGGCGACGACGCCGCCGCCGGAGAGGTGGAGTACGGCGAGTACGTCACCGAACTCGTCACCGCCAAGACCCTCGAACGCGGTGACGACCTGACCAGCCGGCTGATCGACCACCCGGCGGACCTCACGTACGAGGAGGTCGTCTGCCAGGTCTTCCTCACCATGGGCGCGGGCCACGAGCCCACCGCGAACCTCGTCGCCAACGCCCTGTCCCGGATGCTCGGAAACCCCGCCTACTACTCCACCCTCACCAGCGGCTCCCGGCCCGTGATGGACGCGGTCCTCGAAGTCCTGCGCCACGAGACGCCGTTGGCGAACTACGGCATCCTCTACGCCCGCGAGCCGCTGAGCTTCCACGGCGTCTGGGTGCGCACGGGAGTGCCCGTCGTCGTCTCGTACGGAGCACTGGGCTATCTCTCCGAGCAGGACGGCGCCGACGAGCCGCACCACCCGCACGACGCCTCCCACCTGTCCTGGGGAGCGGGAGCCCACAAATGCCCCGTCAAGCAGCACGCCCTGCTCATCGCCACCGAAGCCATCGAGCGGATCACGCAGTGGCTACCCGACCTGGAACCCGTCACACCGCGCGACCAACTCACCTGGCGGCCGGGCCCGTTCGTCCGGTCCCTGAAGTCGCTGCCCGTCCGGTTCACACCTCGTACGCCGGACACCACAGTCGTCGCACCGTGA